The following are encoded together in the Paraburkholderia sp. BL10I2N1 genome:
- a CDS encoding GMC family oxidoreductase, whose product MANSVSADIVVVGSGVAGGLVAHQLALAGASVILLEAGPRIPRWQIVENFRNSPTKSDFATPYPSNPYAPHPEYSPANNYLIQKGDYPYNSQYVRLVGGTTWHWAAAAWRLLPSDFRLKSLYGVGRDWPIPYEALEPWYFAAEVQLGVSGPETSIDLGSPRSKPYPMSQLPLSYMDQRFSAVLNPQGFKVVPEPVARNSRPYDARPTCCGNNNCMPICPIAAMYNGVVHAEKAEQAGAKLIPQAVVYRVESDEKGLVTAVHYKDPNGKSTRVTGKLFVLAANGIETPKLMLMSTSDKFPHGVGNSSDQVGRNLMDHPGTGVTFLANEPLWPGRGPMEMTSIVNFRDGAFRSNYAAKKLHLSNGVPTMSVTADLLQKGLTGAELDRQIRDRASRTLNINSFHEHLAEPQNRIVPSADHKDALGIPQPEIYYSINDYVKKSAANTHELYAQIANLFGGTEVSFDDNFAPNNHIMGTTIMGSDAADSVVDADCRTHDHPNLFIASSAVMPTAASVNCTLTIAALSLRLADKLKREI is encoded by the coding sequence ATGGCAAATTCAGTTTCCGCTGACATCGTCGTGGTCGGCTCAGGCGTGGCGGGCGGTCTCGTCGCGCATCAACTGGCGCTCGCTGGTGCGTCGGTCATCCTGCTGGAGGCGGGGCCGCGCATCCCGCGCTGGCAGATCGTCGAGAACTTCCGCAACTCCCCCACGAAGTCCGATTTCGCAACGCCCTATCCCTCCAACCCTTACGCGCCGCATCCCGAATACTCCCCCGCGAACAACTATCTGATCCAGAAAGGCGACTACCCATACAACTCGCAGTACGTGCGGCTCGTCGGTGGCACGACGTGGCACTGGGCCGCGGCGGCATGGCGCCTGTTGCCCTCCGACTTCAGGCTGAAGAGCCTGTACGGCGTCGGCCGTGACTGGCCGATCCCGTACGAAGCGCTCGAGCCGTGGTACTTCGCAGCCGAGGTGCAACTGGGTGTGTCCGGTCCTGAGACGTCGATCGATCTGGGCTCGCCGCGCTCGAAGCCCTATCCGATGAGTCAGTTACCGCTGTCGTATATGGACCAGCGTTTCTCCGCCGTGCTGAACCCGCAGGGCTTCAAGGTCGTGCCCGAGCCGGTCGCGCGCAACAGCCGTCCGTACGATGCGCGCCCGACCTGTTGCGGTAACAACAATTGCATGCCGATCTGCCCGATCGCGGCGATGTACAACGGCGTCGTGCATGCGGAAAAGGCCGAGCAGGCCGGCGCGAAACTGATTCCGCAGGCAGTGGTGTACCGGGTCGAGTCGGACGAGAAGGGGCTTGTTACTGCTGTGCACTACAAGGATCCGAACGGCAAGAGCACGCGCGTGACCGGCAAGCTGTTCGTGCTGGCGGCAAACGGCATCGAGACGCCGAAACTGATGTTGATGTCCACGTCGGACAAATTTCCCCATGGTGTCGGCAACAGCTCCGACCAGGTCGGCCGCAACCTGATGGATCATCCGGGCACCGGCGTGACCTTCCTCGCCAATGAGCCGTTGTGGCCAGGGCGCGGGCCGATGGAGATGACGTCGATCGTCAACTTCCGCGACGGCGCATTCCGCTCGAATTACGCAGCGAAGAAACTGCACCTGTCGAACGGTGTGCCGACGATGTCCGTCACCGCCGACCTGCTGCAGAAAGGTCTGACGGGCGCTGAACTCGACCGGCAGATTCGCGACCGGGCATCACGCACGTTGAACATCAATAGCTTCCATGAGCATCTTGCGGAGCCGCAAAACCGCATCGTTCCGTCTGCCGATCACAAGGACGCGCTCGGCATTCCGCAGCCGGAGATCTATTACTCGATCAACGATTACGTGAAGAAGAGTGCGGCGAACACGCACGAACTCTACGCGCAGATCGCGAACCTGTTCGGTGGCACTGAAGTGTCGTTCGACGATAATTTCGCGCCCAACAATCACATCATGGGTACGACGATCATGGGCAGCGACGCAGCGGATTCGGTCGTCGACGCGGATTGCCGCACGCACGATCACCCGAATCTGTTCATCGCGAGCAGTGCGGTGATGCCCACTGCGGCGTCGGTGAACTGCACGCTGACCATCGCGGCGCTGTCGTTGAGGCTAGCCGACAAGTTGAAGCGCGAAATCTGA
- a CDS encoding DUF1345 domain-containing protein, with protein MQMNLYPQVLRNRPRMIIGLIVGVLGALLIPMTMRPTVRVLVAWDLAVWTYLALIWFHMAVADHSSVCDLAAREDENAGVVLIVICVATVASIAAIVLELATVKSVKGSLGVLHYLLTGMTLMGAWFMIPTIFTQHYARLYYGPGQTETPLRFPDHKLEPDYWDFLYFSFTIAVASQTSDVVLRSRSIRRAALAQSVLSFYFNVAVLGLCINIAAGLLGS; from the coding sequence ATGCAAATGAACCTTTATCCGCAGGTGCTTCGCAACCGGCCACGCATGATCATCGGACTGATCGTGGGTGTGCTCGGCGCGTTGCTGATACCCATGACGATGCGCCCCACGGTCCGTGTGCTCGTCGCCTGGGACCTTGCCGTATGGACCTATCTCGCGCTCATCTGGTTCCACATGGCCGTCGCCGATCACAGCAGCGTATGCGATCTCGCCGCGCGCGAAGACGAGAATGCGGGCGTCGTGCTGATCGTGATCTGCGTCGCAACGGTCGCGAGCATCGCCGCGATCGTGCTGGAACTCGCGACGGTCAAAAGCGTGAAGGGCAGCCTCGGTGTGTTGCACTATCTGCTGACCGGCATGACGCTGATGGGCGCGTGGTTCATGATTCCGACCATCTTCACACAGCACTATGCCCGGCTCTATTACGGTCCCGGGCAGACGGAGACGCCGCTCCGCTTCCCCGACCACAAGCTCGAACCGGATTACTGGGACTTCCTGTACTTCTCGTTCACGATCGCCGTGGCCTCGCAAACCTCGGACGTCGTGCTGCGCTCGCGCTCGATACGGCGCGCGGCGCTCGCGCAGTCGGTGCTGTCGTTCTATTTCAACGTCGCGGTGCTCGGGCTGTGCATCAATATCGCCGCCGGGCTGCTTGGCTCGTGA
- a CDS encoding sugar dehydrogenase complex small subunit, which produces MTDVRQNDAPVAPLSAKRRAWVLGACAGAAALAFTMAGRFGQPLGLLGISPAFADAPAGGGLDAFVALSQHLTGRSSFDPVLGQRVYGTLLKGDSQFPQNVAALNSWLQIHGGVPSDTVIQALQVDQPPLAKAVGAIMRAWYLGLVGDMPHVQVVAYERALMFDPVKDVLTIPSYCRDVPFYWTQKPGNA; this is translated from the coding sequence ATGACAGATGTTCGTCAGAACGACGCACCTGTAGCACCGCTATCGGCGAAGCGCCGCGCCTGGGTCCTCGGTGCATGTGCAGGTGCTGCTGCGCTCGCCTTCACAATGGCAGGCCGCTTCGGCCAGCCGCTCGGGTTGCTGGGCATTTCTCCCGCGTTTGCCGACGCCCCTGCTGGCGGCGGCCTCGATGCCTTTGTCGCGCTGTCGCAGCACCTGACAGGTCGCAGCAGCTTCGACCCGGTGCTCGGCCAGCGTGTCTACGGCACCCTGCTGAAAGGCGACAGCCAGTTTCCGCAGAACGTCGCCGCGCTCAACAGCTGGTTGCAAATTCACGGCGGCGTGCCCTCCGATACCGTCATTCAAGCCTTGCAGGTCGATCAGCCGCCGCTTGCGAAAGCGGTCGGCGCGATCATGCGGGCGTGGTATCTCGGCCTCGTGGGCGACATGCCTCATGTGCAGGTGGTGGCGTACGAACGCGCGCTGATGTTCGATCCGGTGAAGGACGTGCTGACGATCCCGTCGTATTGCCGCGACGTGCCGTTCTACTGGACGCAAAAGCCTGGCAATGCCTGA